ATGGCAGAAATAGTCTCGGTCGACAAGGCGGGGCGCCTCGTCATTCCCAAGTCCGTGAGGGACTCCCTCGGCATCGGCGAGGGTACTAAGTTCCTCCTCTCCGAGGGGGACCACGGCCGCATACTCCT
The Candidatus Thermoplasmatota archaeon DNA segment above includes these coding regions:
- a CDS encoding AbrB/MazE/SpoVT family DNA-binding domain-containing protein codes for the protein MAEIVSVDKAGRLVIPKSVRDSLGIGEGTKFLLSEGDHGRILLQKFSVEEIADRLEREMKGKDVDAIVRRVRKEMNAKVKKKYPA